The DNA sequence TTGGCAAGTTTCTGCAGTGCCCCTTGtagacggtacacactgctgctactgagcgtcagtgatggaccgagtgaatgtttgtggatctggCACCGATTTGTCATCTGCTTTgcccctggatggtgttgagcttcttgagtgttgttggagctgcacccatccaggggcaagtggagagtactccTGACCTGTTTGCTGTTAAACACCACCAACACTGGAATGCTCCATCTGCTTTTACTGAACCATCTCCACTTGTACAGCTGACATTGTCTCacactggggtcagtgacagtcTTTGTGCAGGTGTGATTGTTCCATACAGGCAATGCAGTCTCTGCCTGTACAAGTGAACAGTCCCAAACTGGACCTGTGAAAGTCTCAGTTTGTGCAGGGCAATGTTTTTCACTTGTATGTGGGAACATGTCTATACCTGTACAAGAGAAACACTTCCCACATCTACAGGTGAAATAGTCTCTCCATGCTCAGGTTAAACATGCCACAAGTGTATACATGAAACATTCCCTGCAGGTAcaaatgaaaaatgtcccagtgaTCCAGGAGAAACACTCACCAAGAGGAGAGCAGACTGAATCACTCTCTCCACAAGTGAATCTGTCTGTGCCTGCGCACAGCTCTCTCTTCCTCATACTGGGGCACACTCTCACCGGCTCACTCATGCTCACTCACATTCTCTCTGAATTCATGTGCCATGTTtattctctgtctctcactcataCTGTTCCATCTCACACCAGCAcaccagtgggtggcacggtggcacagtggttagcactgctgcctcacagcgccagagacctgggttcaattccagcctcaggcgactgactgtgtggagtttgcacattctccccgtgtctgtgtgggtttcctccgggtgctccggtttcctcccacactccaaagatgtgcaggttaggtgaattggccatgttaaattgcccgtagtgttaggtaaagggtaaatgtaggggtaggggtctgggtgggttgtgcttcagtggggcggtatggacttgttgggccgaagggcctgtttccacactgtaagtaatctaatctctctatCTCGTGCTATCATTCTcagtgtctcactctctctccctctcactttcATTGTTGATGTCTCTTTCTCTTGCTCTGACCTCTCTGTGCCAGTAGAGGTGAACCTGTCCATGCCTGTAGTGGTGTatccctctctgtccctgtgcagGTGTATCCCTCTCTGTACCTGTACAGGTTTGTCCCTCTCTGTGCGTGTAGTGGTGTATCCCTCTCTGTACCCATATGGTGTATTCCTCTCTGTACCTATAGTGCTGTATCCCTCTCTGTCCCTGTAGTGGTGTATCCCTCTCTGTATCTGTAGTGGTGTATCTCTCTCTGTACCTGTAGTGGTGTATCTCTCTGCATACCTGTAGTGGTGTATCCCTCTCTGTATCTGTAGTAGTGTATCTCTCTGCATACCTGTAGTGGTGTATCCCTCTCTGAACATGTACAGATGCGATCCGTGTGCCTGTAATGGTGCATCCCTCTCTGTTCCTGCAGTGGTGTATCCCTCTCTGTATCTGTAGTAGTGTATCTCTCTGCATACCTGTAGTGGTGTATCCCTCTCTGAACATGTACAGATGCGATCCGTGTGCCTGTAATGGTGCATCCCACTCTCTTCCTGCAGTGGTGTATACCACTCTGTGCCTGTAGATGTGTATCCCTCTCTGTACTTGTACAGGTGTATCCCTCTCTGCGTACCTGTAGAGATGTGTCCCTCTCTGTATCTGTAGAGGTGTATCTCTCTGAATACCTGTGGAGGTGTGTCCCTCTCTGTATTTGTAGGGGTGTATCCCTCTGCGTACCTGTAGAGATGTGTCCCTCTCTGTACCTGTAGAGGTGTATCCCTCTCTGTACCTGTAGTGGTGTATATCTCTGCGTACCTGTAGTGGTGTATCCCTCTCTGTATCTGTAGGGGTGTATCCCTCTGCGTACCTGTAGAGGTGTATCTCTCTGCGTACTTGTAGAGATGTGTCCCTCTCTGTATCTGTAGGGGTGTATCCCTCTGCGTACCTGTAGAGGTGTATCTCTCTGCGTACCTGTAGAGATGTGTCCCTCTCTGTACCTGTAGAGATGTGTCCCTCTCCGTATCTGTAGAGATGTATCTCTCTGAATACCTGTGGAGGTGTGTCCCTCTCTGTATCTGTAGGGGTGTAGCCCTCTGCGTATCTGTAGAGATGTGTCCCTCTCTGTATCTGTAGAGGTGTGTCCCTCTCTGTATCTGTAGAGAAGTATCTCTCTGCGTACCTGTAGAGGTGTGTCCCTCTCTGTACCTGTAGAGATGTGTCCCTCTCAGTATCTGTAGGGGTGTGTCCCTCTCTGTATCTGTAGAGGTGTATCTCTCTGCGGACCTGTAGAGATGTGTCCCTCTCTGTACCTGTAGAGATGTGTCCCTTTCTGTACCTGTAGAGGTGTATCCCTTTCTGTACCTGTAGAGGTGTGTCCCTCTCTGTATCTGTAGAGGTGTATCTCTCTACGTACCTGTGGAGGTGTGTCCCTCTCTGTACCTGTAGAGGTGTATCTCTCTGCGTACCTGTAGAGGTGTATCTCTCTGCGTACCTGTGGAGGTGTGTCCCTCTCTGTACCTGTGGAGGTGTGTCCCTCTCTGTATCTGTAGAGGTGTATCTCTCTGCGTACCTGTGGAGGTGTATCCCTCTCTGTACCTGTGGAGGTGTGTCCCTCTCTGTACCTGTGGAGGTGTGTCCCTCTCTGTACCTGTCAAGGTGGAGAATTATTTGTGCAGGTGAAGTCTCTGCCCAGGCCCAGTATTTTTATTTGATTGAAGCATGGAATGTACATCTTACTGAGGATCCTGACGTCTGGATCTGCCCGGTAATGGGGGCTGAGAAGGGACGGAGTCGGGAAATAAAATGGCATCAGTTTGCGCGTTGTTTCCCATTTGTCATTTCCTTTTATTTCATCCCAACGTTCTGCTCTTGCTCCCCTCAGCCTCTCAACGACAACGGAGGAAGAAAGAAGTGATCTGGAAAAATCTGGGCGTTCTTTCCAAAGGGATAGAGTTCAAGGGCAACAGCCTGGTCATCAAGAGCCCCGGGCAGTACTTTGTCTACAGTCAGGTGGTCTTCTACGGCAGTGAATGTCAGGGTCGGACGgtctacctgagccatgagctgGCCAGGCTATCAGCTTCCTACAGAACCAAGACCCCGCTGGTCAAAGCAATGAAGACCGTCTGCCACAATCTCACCCACGGGGTCCCAACAGCCCACGGCCCTACCACTGCAGGGGGTCCCTGGTACGAGACCATCTACCAGGGAGCCATCTTCGAGTTGGCGGAGGGAGATCAGATCTTCTCCAGAGTCAGCACCGATGCAGCACGTTACGTCAACACTGAGGGAGGAATGACCTACTTTGGGCTATTCGCTTTGTGAGGAGGAGAAAGGGGCTGTCTATCCCGAATTCTGCTGCCCCCTTCCCCCCATCGATGGAGTTGACAATGATGGTGAACTGGGTCCACCTGAAAGGGGAGGGAGTCTGGACCAGTCAGGACTGGAGACCGCTGTGGCAGAGGggggcggtgggggtggggggggaggttatGGGCTGAGGGAGGGGATTAAGGGAGAGGAGGGGAAAGGGAAGGGGTTGGGGGGAGCTCCTGCAGTGGACAGCATGGTCTGATATAACTCCGTTTCTCTCGAATTTGAGACAGAAGTCAAAGTTGACACTCAAAGTGAGGTGAGGCGCCCGAGGTAGAGAAATCATTCAGATACCCTGTTCCTTGCCAATGATTCTTTCATCAAACGCTGCCTTTAGCCCAGGATCGTCTGACAGATTCCTCAGCGACTGGTCTTGTTCAGCCAGTGGATTCCTGAAGGATCACTCAGCTGGAATGATTGGAGAGCAGGCAGGGCTCAGAGGAGATCTTGCTGGTGTTTAATATTACAAAGAGGATCGAGTCAATAAAGAGAAAGGCTGTTTGTGGCAGTTAAAGTGTTAAAAAGCAGCGTGGTGAGTGGTAAACAAACtgactatcttcagctgcttcatcaatgagcttccctccatcacaaggtcataCTGGCTCGAGATTGCACAGCGTTCAGCACcactcacaactcctcagatactgaagcagtccgagCTAAAATacaccaagatctggacaatatccaggcttgggctggcaagtggcaagtaacctttgtgccacacaaatgccagtctatggccaataagagaaaatctaaccaccgCACCTTAACATTCGATGGTGTTACCAGCACTGAATCCCCAAGTACCAatgtcctgggggttaccattgaccagaaactgaactggactcattaCGTAAGCACAatggcttcaagagcaggtcagaggctaggtggtgagtaactcacctcctgactccccaaagcctgtccgccatctacatggcacaagtcaggagtgtgatggtgtgggaaTACTGTGGGAATACctaagaagtgtattttgtcctgttgtTTATTAATGAGAAGTTTTAAGGCACAGGTACAGAGCTGTCTGTGGAAGGCCAATAAAGTCAACAGCCTATGAGaccttcagtgttttttttttaaagttggaacaatagaagcagcctgaatgggtggggccaagctcccacagagccaggatGTTTAGTTTGAGATTGTCAGTAACAGTTGTTGGAATCTCAAAGCTAGCTTTGGAAGCTGCAGTGTATCTCTCCCAGCTGCTCcttctctcagagttttctcttgattttttttttcctgctgaaCTATGTctcacatgtgagacaatctgttgtttctaaatttgcctttgccaaggttaCGTTTACGGGATGTTACTATCTTGGAACAGTTACTGTCTAGCAGTTAAataatccattattctgttaagttttccaacagagttaagttattccagttCCTTCTATTTTTGATGCATTTTAACTAaagtttatgaataaagtatgttttcctttaatcTGTTTGTTTGACCAATtcaattgcatctggaatacaacATCTTACACTTAGCTTtgaaataagaaaacgttagggtctagattatcttctgaaaatatttggggggggggcggggtttgcCCAAGTCCATAaagatggagtactccccacttatcTGGAGTACTCCCCACTATCCCCGCCCCCTCACTCCGACCCCTGGGCAGGGACTTCCCATTCCAACACCCCTCACTATCCCCATCCCCTTACCGCCCTGACTCCTGGGCCAGGATTTCCCATTCCAACACCCCTCACTATCCCAACCCCCTTACCGCCCTGACCCCTGGGCCAGGATTTCCCATTCCAACACCCCCACTACCCCCAGTCCCTCTTCCTCTCCAATTCCCAGTCATGCTTTCCCATTTATTACCTTAGGACATTGGAAATGGCGACTGTGAATTTCCAAACACACTCTAAGTGCTGAAGGGTGTGAAGGCCCCTTTGCAGAACTGTAAGACTGTGTCCTCGGAGTGTGGCTGTCTCTCCCACAGCCATATTACCATTCCCCTTTGatcagggatggtggtggtgaggcTCCTTATGTTGAATAGTTTAGCTCAAGTCAACTACACGTGGAGCTGGTAATAGCAGATTGGAACTTCCCTTCTTAAAGatatgtagtttaggtgggctggCCATGAAATATTGCCCGTtgtatccaaagatgtgcatgttagggtgcataggccatgctaaattgctcagagtattcagggacgtgcaggttagggtcgattggccatgttaaattgcccgtagtgtccagcaatgtgcagctgagggtggattggccatgttaaattgcctgtagtgtccagcaaTGTGTAGCTGAGTGTGgattggacatgttaaattgcctgtagtgtctagCAATGTGTAGCtgagggtgggttggccatgttaaattgcctgtagtgtctagCAATGTGTAGCtgagggtgggttggccatgttaaattgcctgtagtgtccagcaatgtgcagcTGAGGGTAGGttggacatgttaaattgcctgtagtgtccagcaatgtgcagcTGAGGGTGGGTTGGCTATATTAAATTGTTTGTAGTGTCCAGCAATGTGTAGCtgagggtgggttggccatgttaaattgcctgtagtgtccagcaatgtgcagcTGAGGGTGGGTTGGACTTGTTAAATTGCTGTAGTGTCCAGCAATGTGTAGCtgagggtgggttggccatgttaaattgcctgtagtgtccagcaatgtgtagctgagggtgggttggccatgttaaattgcctgtagtgtccagcaatgtgtagctgagggtgggttggccatgttaaattgcctgtagtgtccagcaatgtgcagcTGAGGGTGggttgaccatgttaaattgcctgtagtgtccagcaatgtgcaggttcggtggattgggtGTGGGAAatgcagtcgagagtgtggtgctggaaaagcacagcaggtcaggcagcatcagcagcaaaAGCACAGCATCGggcagagtcgatgtttcgggtataagcccttcatcaggaatgtgggctgATGAAgagcatttgcccgaaacattgattctcctgctcctcggttgctgcctgacctgctgtgcttttccagcaccacactctcgactctgatctccagcatctacagtcctcactctctcctgtgcGAAATGCAGAGTTACGGTGATAGGGTaagatggtcttcggagggtcggtgtgcacttgatgggccgaatggcctctttctgcactgccgGGAGTCTATGATTCTGAAAGGGATGTTATTTCATCAGTgggacctttttttttattttcacaaaataCTGTCTGAAATGGTCACTTTTAGAGTGGACAGTATTTTTGCTTATTTTTACGTCTGGCTCCAGGAAACGGGCATTTTGTTAGTCCTCCGTCTGGTACACATCAGGACCCAACCACAAGAGTAAGGAACCTTAAAGGGAATCACAATTTACATGACCCAAGAGGGCAATTCTGATTGCctggcaggttgactctgattggtggaGGTGTTGCCTTGGGAAACTCTTCTTTAAATTACATGTAATATTATCGAGCAACTTGTAAAAAGTACATTTCTGGCTTTCAATCGAATTGGACTCAAATCATCCctcatgggatttgaactcaaggCTTTGTTGGATTGTTGGTCTCAGTTGGAAAACCATGAACTCACCAGTATTTgataaacatgatttggagatgccggtgttggactggggtggacaaagttaaaaatcacacaacgccaggttatagcccaacgggtttatttggaagcactagctttcggagcgtcgctccttcatcaggtagttgtggagtacatAATTGTCAGACTTTTGTGATAAATTCAGTGTTTTACAATTatgtattccacaaccacctgatgaaggagcagtgctctgaaagctagtgcttccaattaaaccctgttagactataacctggtgttgtgtgatttttttttttcggagcgctgctccttcatcaggtagttgtggagtacacaattgtaagacttTTGTGATAAATTCAGTGTTTTACAATTATGtattccacaatcacctgatgaaggagcagtgctctgaaagctagtgcttccaattaaaccctgttagactataacctggtgttgtgtgattttttttttaactttgtatttgatAAACTTCAACATAAGTGGCATGCTTTTTGAATTAGCTGACTGGTTACATTCCTGGGTAAAATGATGATGACTGCACTCATTAAGAAAGTCATTAGCCTTGCAGGTTAACCACCTTCTCAGAATAGCACGGAAAGAAATTGGGCATGGACTCTAAAAATATTGCACAGAGGAATTCACACCTCTCAAAGAGTGTTCCAACTCACTGTGACTCAACCATGCGTCATGTGAAAGTGACTTTTACCATTGTTCTGAACGTCCCCTGGCAGAATAGAAAGTTTATCATGCAACAACTGTTAATATTAGCACACAACTTGCAACACACTGCTCACCCATTAGGGGACGCATTGATATCGCTTTGAACTGCTGATACTGAAGCAGGATCAGATgtaactggagaaactcagcaggtctggcagtatctgtgttgaaactttattgctggaacagcacagcaggtcaggcagcatccagggaacaggagattcgacgtttcgggcacaggcccttcttcaggaatgagcagagagtgttcagcaggagaagataaaaggtagggaggagggacttggaggaggggcgttggaaa is a window from the Chiloscyllium plagiosum isolate BGI_BamShark_2017 unplaced genomic scaffold, ASM401019v2 scaf_10122, whole genome shotgun sequence genome containing:
- the LOC122547054 gene encoding tumor necrosis factor-like, producing SQRQRRKKEVIWKNLGVLSKGIEFKGNSLVIKSPGQYFVYSQVVFYGSECQGRTVYLSHELARLSASYRTKTPLVKAMKTVCHNLTHGVPTAHGPTTAGGPWYETIYQGAIFELAEGDQIFSRVSTDAARYVNTEGGMTYFGLFAL